ACTTTTAAGAATGTCTGAATAAATTTCTCCCACTCTGGAAAGCTCCGGATGGTTTCCGCCGTGAACACGCTGTACAACTGGTAAGATCTTGTTTAATTCCTTTACATCGCTACTATTTACAATTTCCTGATATGTCATGTTAACTCTCTCCTCTTTTTTATTCTTATGAAAGCTTCAATACTTCATAGCCGATACTTCTGACAACCTCGGCGAGCTTTTTAGGTTCCGTTGTCTGTTCATCGTACTGCACCTTAGCTTTACTGGAGTTGAACAAGATGGACACAGAATCCACTCCCGGAGCATTCTTCAGTACAGTCTCGATTTTCTGTGCACACATAGGACAAACCAGTTCACTCAACTGCATGGTACATTTTTTCATATGAAATTCGCTCCTTTTTCATTGATATCATGATTTTAACATGGGTTGCTTATAAAATACTTGATGCAGATCAACTTTTTACAATCTATGATTAAGACTGCGCTTTTTTCATGGACTCATAGCCCTTCATGATTTCTTTGTTCTATGAAGAAGCCGCATAGCATTCAGGGTGACCACCAGGATACTTGCTTCATGTATGAACATGCCGCTTGCCATGCGGATATATCCGACAAAAAGTCCCGCTAAAAGCAACAGCACCGTACCGACGGCAATCACGATATTCTGTTGCAGGACACTGACTGTTCTTTTTGCCAGCTTTACCGCCACCGGGATGCTCTCAAGGTTGGAGCGCATCAGAACCACATCCGAGGTTTCCACAGCCACATCTGTTCCGCCTCCCATGGCAATTCCTGTGTCAGCTGCAGCAAGTGCCGGGCTGTCATTAACGCCATCCCCTACGAATGCAACGATTCTACCTTCTCTTTGCATCTTCTGTATTACGGAAAGCTTATTTTCAGGCAGAAGTTCTGCCTGTACTTCATCTATTCCAATCTCTGCTGCAACTGCTTCTGCTGTCTTACGATTATCTCCCGTGAGCATCACTGCCTTTTTGATGCCCAGACGCTTTAGATTTGCAATCGTTTCTGCTGCGCCATCCTTAATCTTGTCAGAAATAGTAAAGAGCAATAAGATCTTTCCGTTTTCAGAAAGCAGCACTGTGGATGCGCCATTCCCTTGTGCCTCTTGTAAATCCCGCTGCTGTTCCTCCGTCAGGGTGATCCCCTGCTCCGTCATCATCCGTCCACTACCTGCCATCATGACATTTCCACCTATGTCAGCACGAACTCCAAGTCCTTTCAATGTCTCACTGGCAACCGCTTTTTCCACTGCAATATCCTGCTTCTTTACATAATTCACAATTGCCTTTGCCAGCGGATGATCGCTTGTACTTTCTAAGGCTGCAGCCATCTTCATAGCGCTTGGAATATTTTCTGTGTAGCTGTAAACCTTTGTCACATCAGGATGACCTATAGTAAGTGTTCCTGTCTTATCAAACAGGAAGGTATCCACCTTGGCGAAGGTTGTCACGCTGTCACCGCCTTTTAACAACACACTATCTCTCGCACCGCGGCCGATACCAGCCACGTTGGCTACTGGTGCCCCAATGACCAGGGCTCCCGGACATGCAAGGACAAGAACGGTGATTGCCGTATCCAGGTTGCGGGTAATGAGCAGGACAAGTGCTGCAATTACAACGACTGCGGGTGTATACCATTTGGCAAACCTGTCAATAAATCGTTCTGCCGGTGATTTTGCATCCTGTGCTTCCTCCACAAGTGCGATGATCTTGGAGAAGGTGGTATCTTCTCCCACACGGGTTGCACGCATCTGTAAGGTCCCACTGTCAAGGATGGTTCCGGCATAGACCTGATCTCCAACCACCTTATGAATTGGAACGGATTCGCCGTTGATGCTTGCCTCATTCAGATACCCTTCTCCGAATTCGATGATACCATCAACGGCTACCTTTCCACCAGTCTTAACCAGTAGCAGGGTATTCTCTTCCACTTCAGCTGCGTCAATCTCCTCTGGTTCAGCTGTCTTGCTCTCCAATCTCCATGCAGTGGCCGGTGCCATCTCTGTAAGCATCCGGATGGCACTGCGGGTCTTCTGCAGCGTGCGCTGCTCCAGGTATGTTCCGAATTGGAAAAGAAAAGTCACGATAGCTGCTTCGCTGTATTCTCCGATAAACAGTGCACCAAGTACTGCAATGCTTACTAAAACTTCAATGCCAATGGCTTTCATCCTAAGTCCTGTGATTGCCCGAAAAAGGATTGGTAGCCATGCTAACACTGTGGCAACGAGATAACAAATGATTGTGGCTGTTCTCATATCTGTCAAGTGCTCTGCCAAATATCCTAAGACTGTCAGTATACCTGCTGCAAATGTAAAAGGTGTCGTATACTTCTTAAAAAATTGGTTCAGTTTTCGATTCCATTTATTCATGTGTATCTACCTCCTAACTGTCTGAATCATAACAGATCCTGTCAGGAAAGTAATTGACGTGGATCAAAAGATCTAAGGACACGCTAAAATATTGACTGTTTAAATTAGAAAATATGACTCAAGTTACCCCCATAGGTCATAAATAAAGTGTGATTGCAAAAATCATGTCTGTTAAGCGATTTGTAGCAGATAGATAGCTAATGCATATGGAAAGCTCTCCAAACCCACAAATCTGGAGGGGAAAATGATATTGCTTATTGAGGCATGATAATAGCCCCGCATTATTAAGATGGCAAAACTGGTATCATGATGCTGGAAGCCCTTTTGCAATCCACTTGTAGGATTCAATTTCCCAAAAGAGTTCTGCTGAAGCGATCTTAACGGCTAAATTCTGCGCAAATGTATCATTCCTTGCGTTGTCATATTCCATGGATGACATTAGACCTGAAGAATATTTTTTTTGTGTCTGACTTTCATAAAGCCTTGAAGTTTCCAATTTCTGTTGGGTTGCTACGAGCACGAAATGTTGTTTTTGTATCGTATAAAGCTGCTTTTCAAGCGACGCCCCGATATTTTGAAGTTCCACTTCGGTTAAGTTGCTGTTTGATGTTTTCCGTTCACGGTCTTCGATGGTTTCATCACCCAACAGTGCACGTTGCTTTCGTTTGATCTGCACATTATAACTGGCATCCTGTGCCGCCGCAGTATCTTTTTTCAGATCTATTTTATTCACATAAGAGATATCCGGATCCGGCATGGAACCAAAGATGATAGAGTCACCGTAGGAATGGCCTAAAAGCCGGTTCATCTGCATATCAATCTCTTTTGACTGGCTCTGAAGGCCGGCGATGCTGTTGTCCATCTCAGCCAGTGCATCTTTGGCCTGCGAAACCCCAAGAGACGTTCCAAGCGTCAAGTCATATTTAATCTGTGCGACTTTTTCGTTGTTTTGCAAAATCGCGCGGGTATTTGTCAGTTTTTGCAGATTATATTGTAATTGATAATGTACCGAAAACAGGCTTTGCGCGGTTCTTACAAGTTGATAATTCGCAAGGTCTGCCTGAAGTTCCTTGAGCTGATAATCATCATCCGAAATATCTTC
Above is a window of Faecalispora anaeroviscerum DNA encoding:
- a CDS encoding heavy-metal-associated domain-containing protein, with amino-acid sequence MKKCTMQLSELVCPMCAQKIETVLKNAPGVDSVSILFNSSKAKVQYDEQTTEPKKLAEVVRSIGYEVLKLS
- a CDS encoding heavy metal translocating P-type ATPase; translation: MNKWNRKLNQFFKKYTTPFTFAAGILTVLGYLAEHLTDMRTATIICYLVATVLAWLPILFRAITGLRMKAIGIEVLVSIAVLGALFIGEYSEAAIVTFLFQFGTYLEQRTLQKTRSAIRMLTEMAPATAWRLESKTAEPEEIDAAEVEENTLLLVKTGGKVAVDGIIEFGEGYLNEASINGESVPIHKVVGDQVYAGTILDSGTLQMRATRVGEDTTFSKIIALVEEAQDAKSPAERFIDRFAKWYTPAVVVIAALVLLITRNLDTAITVLVLACPGALVIGAPVANVAGIGRGARDSVLLKGGDSVTTFAKVDTFLFDKTGTLTIGHPDVTKVYSYTENIPSAMKMAAALESTSDHPLAKAIVNYVKKQDIAVEKAVASETLKGLGVRADIGGNVMMAGSGRMMTEQGITLTEEQQRDLQEAQGNGASTVLLSENGKILLLFTISDKIKDGAAETIANLKRLGIKKAVMLTGDNRKTAEAVAAEIGIDEVQAELLPENKLSVIQKMQREGRIVAFVGDGVNDSPALAAADTGIAMGGGTDVAVETSDVVLMRSNLESIPVAVKLAKRTVSVLQQNIVIAVGTVLLLLAGLFVGYIRMASGMFIHEASILVVTLNAMRLLHRTKKS